In a single window of the Elaeis guineensis isolate ETL-2024a chromosome 6, EG11, whole genome shotgun sequence genome:
- the LOC105060028 gene encoding putative pentatricopeptide repeat-containing protein At3g23330, whose product MNQFFMVEEFQKAGVSFDCYLLREARHPHPPEVKAIFVTSHLVHPSAAGDLIIRWGSNTSPASDTMTTTAAPATPLYFLSPAKMASSEAHPFGRSSPSKNPAFYPNYFSPNSKMTSLTLMEPKLQSATSNTNTVARYSSQMSSQSQGVDLENYDLESLCKEGNIEAAFQIIDQMATQGASAQPANLVLLLQSCIESRSLASVRRAHQLILRSPSLHPAPILNNLASAYCKLGSTKEAHQLLNKMLERERRASLKAPSSLRPTLRGVSKGDSNPKRREAYEKVRQLHKEMRAAGYVPDTRFVLHDIDEEAKEKALMYHSERLAIAYGLISTAPGTTLRIMKNLRICGDCHNAIKIMSKVVEREIIVRDNKRFHHFKDGVCSCRDYW is encoded by the coding sequence ATGAATCAGTTTTTCATGGTTGAGGAATTTCAAAAAGCTGGAGTTTCTTTCGATTGCTATCTACTCCGCGAGGCGCGCCACCCCCATCCTCCAGAGGTCAAGGCTATTTTTGTAACTTCCCATTTAGTTCATCCTTCCGCAGCAGGGGACTTAATTATCCGATGGGGTTCGAACACTTCCCCTGCCTCTGATACGATGACCACAACCGCTGCCCCAGCCACACCCTTGTACTTCCTTTCCCCGGCCAAGATGGCCAGTTCAGAAGCACACCCATTTGGTCGCTCTTCTCCCTCAAAGAATCCAGCATTTTATCCAAATTACTTCTCTCCTAACTCTAAGATGACATCTCTAACTCTAATGGAACCCAAACTCCAATCAGCCACCTCCAATACAAACACTGTTGCTCGATATTCTTCACAGATGTCATCCCAATCACAAGGCGTAGACCTTGAAAATTATGATCTAGAAAGTTTATGCAAGGAAGGAAACATAGAAGCAGCCTTTCAAATCATAGACCAAATGGCCACACAGGGAGCTTCAGCACAACCAGCGAACCTTGTTCTCTTACTCCAATCTTGTATCGAGTCCCGCTCGTTGGCCTCAGTAAGGAGAGCTCACCAGCTTATACTGAGGTCCCCATCTCTACACCCTGCACCAATCCTTAACAATTTGGCCTCTGCGTACTGCAAGCTCGGCAGCACCAAAGAAGCTCACCAACTGTTAAACAAAATGCTCGAACGCGAACGGCGGGCGTCTTTGAAGGCTCCTTCCAGTCTGAGACCTACGCTGAGAGGAGTTAGCAAGGGTGACTCGAACCCGAAAAGGAGAGAGGCATATGAGAAGGTGAGGCAGTTGCACAAGGAGATGAGGGCAGCGGGCTACGTGCCGGACACAAGGTTTGTGTTGCATGACATTGATGAGGAGGCGAAGGAGAAGGCTTTGATGTATCACAGCGAGAGGCTGGCTATTGCTTATGGGCTTATAAGCACGGCCCCAGGGACCACCCTAAGGATCATGAAGAACCTCCGGATCTGTGGTGACTGCCACAATGCCATCAAGATCATGTCCAAGGTTGTGGAGCGGGAGATCATTGTTAGGGACAACAAGCGATTCCACCACTTCAAGGATGGGGTATGTTCTTGTAGAGATTATTGGTGA
- the LOC105060029 gene encoding octanoyltransferase LIP2p, chloroplastic isoform X2, translated as MSMINLGIAFPFPPHMCQEKVQHRPFHCVGFSKATEAVRISHHARRRCECLDLHKHQIPYMEAWSWQKFLVRRRHILIERDDDHSDTLIVLQHPPVYTLGTSSSEKYLNFDIQNSPYDIYRTERGGEVTYHGPGQLVMYPILNLRFHKMDLHWYLRSLEEVIIRVLLSTFSVKASRFEGFTGVWVGNHKVAAIGIRVSRWITYHGLALNVTPDLTPFQHIVPCGIRDREVGSLKELLGTTEDTTLMDVAHKSLIKEFSEVFQLSFEYKSISELDHPEGKS; from the exons ATGAGCATGATAAATCTTGGGATTGCATTTCCATTTCCACCTCATATGTGCCAGGAGAAGGTGCAACATAGACCATTTCATTGTGTGGGGTTCTCAAAGGCCACAGAAGCTGTGAGAATAAGTCATCATGCAAGAAGGAG ATGTGAATGCTTGGATCTCCACAAACACCAGATTCCTTATATGGAGGCATGGTCTTGGCAAAAATTCTTGGTAAGAAGGAGGCACATTTTGATAGAAAGAGATGATGATCACTCTGACACGTTGATTGTTCTTCAACATCCTCCTGTTTATACATTGGGTACTAGCAGTTCGGAGAAATacctgaattttgatatacaaaaTTCTCCCTATGATATTTACCGGACTGAACGTGGTGGAGAAGTCACCTATCATGGCCCTGGACAG CTTGTTATGTACCCTATTCTCAATTTGCGGTTTCACAAAATGGATCTGCATTGGTACCTTAGGTCACTTGAAGAAGTGATAATCCGGGTCCTTTTATCTACTTTCTCTGTCAAGGCCTCAAGGTTTGAGGGTTTCACTGGAGTTTGGGTTG GAAATCACAAGGTTGCTGCGATTGGAATTCGTGTCTCTAGATGGATAACTTATCATGGGTTGGCATTGAATGTTACACCAGATTTAACTCCCTTTCAGCACATAGTTCCCTGTGGCATACGGGACCGTGAGGTTGGTAGTCTAAAGGAGCTGTTGGGAACAACGGAAGATACTACTTTAATGGATGTCGCTCATAAATCCTTGATTAAAGAATTCTCTGAGGTTTTCCAGCTTTCTTTTGAATATAAATCAATCTCTGAATTGGACCATCCTGAGGGAAAATCATGA
- the LOC105060029 gene encoding octanoyltransferase LIP2p, chloroplastic isoform X1, whose protein sequence is MSMINLGIAFPFPPHMCQEKVQHRPFHCVGFSKATEAVRISHHARRRSIISVVPNRCECLDLHKHQIPYMEAWSWQKFLVRRRHILIERDDDHSDTLIVLQHPPVYTLGTSSSEKYLNFDIQNSPYDIYRTERGGEVTYHGPGQLVMYPILNLRFHKMDLHWYLRSLEEVIIRVLLSTFSVKASRFEGFTGVWVGNHKVAAIGIRVSRWITYHGLALNVTPDLTPFQHIVPCGIRDREVGSLKELLGTTEDTTLMDVAHKSLIKEFSEVFQLSFEYKSISELDHPEGKS, encoded by the exons ATGAGCATGATAAATCTTGGGATTGCATTTCCATTTCCACCTCATATGTGCCAGGAGAAGGTGCAACATAGACCATTTCATTGTGTGGGGTTCTCAAAGGCCACAGAAGCTGTGAGAATAAGTCATCATGCAAGAAGGAG GTCAATAATCTCTGTGGTACCAAATAGATGTGAATGCTTGGATCTCCACAAACACCAGATTCCTTATATGGAGGCATGGTCTTGGCAAAAATTCTTGGTAAGAAGGAGGCACATTTTGATAGAAAGAGATGATGATCACTCTGACACGTTGATTGTTCTTCAACATCCTCCTGTTTATACATTGGGTACTAGCAGTTCGGAGAAATacctgaattttgatatacaaaaTTCTCCCTATGATATTTACCGGACTGAACGTGGTGGAGAAGTCACCTATCATGGCCCTGGACAG CTTGTTATGTACCCTATTCTCAATTTGCGGTTTCACAAAATGGATCTGCATTGGTACCTTAGGTCACTTGAAGAAGTGATAATCCGGGTCCTTTTATCTACTTTCTCTGTCAAGGCCTCAAGGTTTGAGGGTTTCACTGGAGTTTGGGTTG GAAATCACAAGGTTGCTGCGATTGGAATTCGTGTCTCTAGATGGATAACTTATCATGGGTTGGCATTGAATGTTACACCAGATTTAACTCCCTTTCAGCACATAGTTCCCTGTGGCATACGGGACCGTGAGGTTGGTAGTCTAAAGGAGCTGTTGGGAACAACGGAAGATACTACTTTAATGGATGTCGCTCATAAATCCTTGATTAAAGAATTCTCTGAGGTTTTCCAGCTTTCTTTTGAATATAAATCAATCTCTGAATTGGACCATCCTGAGGGAAAATCATGA